GGCAGGGCGAGGGAAAGCAGGTTGATCGCCAGGGAAGACAGGATCAACGACGGCATGACCCGGCCCAAACGACTGAAACGCCCTAGTCGAACGGGGCGGCGTTTTTGATCGGCTGTTTGTTTTTCTTTTGTAGGCATTCAGAGCCAAAGCATCATGTTCAAGAGAGAATCGGTTGGTTCGCCCAGCGATTCGTTTCGAATTCAAATCATATCACCACATGATCGCCCTGTAAAACCGCAAGCAGACCGCCATTCAAGGTATTAAACCTTCAGCGCCGTGGTGGATTTGATGGTCTCCATGGAGAGGCTGGAAGTCACGTTGTAGAGGCTGATGCGGCTGATCAGGTTTTTATAGATCCGGTCAAATTTCGCTGTGGCCCCGACCTGGACCTTGAGCAGGTAGTCGATGTCACCGGTCAGGCGGTGCACTTCGAGGATTTCGGGGATCGCTATCACCGCTTCGGTAAAGGCGGTCAGCCAGTCATCGTCGTGCTTCGACGTGCGTACGGCGACAAAGAAGGTTTCCCCCAATCCCACGGCTTTCGGATCAACCAGGGCGACTTGACGCAGGATCACGCCATTCTTGCGCATCTTTTTGATGCGATTCCATACCGGGGTCTTTGAAGAGCCCACCATCGTCGGCTTTCAACTGATCGAAGCCGGGACCCGGCTCGACGAGCATCTGCCGCTCGCCGCCTGACCTGCCCGGCGCCCTCAAGAAGGCTGTTGAAAGGGGGCGGCATTGGGGGGCGCTGCGGATATAGAAAGGATCGCAAAAGGCGTCTGGAATAGGGATCAGCTCTCGGTGCATTTGGGATTGCTGAGTAAAAGTGCTGTGTCCCTATAATGTACCAACCTTTGGAAACGGGATCCGCGAGCCCGTTTTTTTCGTGGCGACGCTGAAGGCTGTTGCCATTTGCGCAAGGTGGAACCCTGTGCCAGCGCCTAACAGGCTGCTGAAGAAGTCCGATTTCGAGCCTGTGGCGACACATGCTTCGACAAGCTCAGCATGAGGGCCTTCGAATTTTCAACATGTTAGCCTCACCCTGAGCTTCCTCATCCCGAGCTTGTCGAGGGACGAAGGGTGAGGCGGGCCGTCGGACAACACTTTCTCAGCAGCCTGCTAAAGCCATTCATGTTTAATCGGATTCGATCAAACATGACGTAAGCGGGATCGATTGCAATAAGACCGCGCCTGTCCAACGGGTCCGATTGGACCCGACAGGCGCTAAGGGGAGCGTCGCGACCCTTGACCGTAGCCCCGCTACGCCCTGCGCGCCACTCCTGCCCTTAAGGCAAAATGATTCGGTCAGAATGGGTCATATTAAACGCGAAAGACTTTAATCTGTCACGGATCGGCATTCAAACGAGCAAGGCCCTCACCGCATCGCGCAATTCCGTGGGGGTAAAAGGTTTGGCCAGCACCCGGTCGGCACCAAAAGCATCCGCCGCCGACAGGTAATAATCCTTATGCCCCCCCGCGCCGCCGCCGGAGATGGCGATGATCGGAACCTCCGCATGGTCCTGTTTCAAGGTCCGAATCAGTTCCATCCCATCCATGCCCGGCATGAAGATGTCGGTGATCACCAATCGGACTTGGCGGTTCCGGATGGTTTTTAGGGCTTCGGCCCCATCGGTCGCGGTGACGAGATCGTACCCTTCCTTGGTCAGGGTTTTGCACAGGAAGCTTAGAACCTTCTCGTCATCATCAATGAGTAAAAGAGTCGTCATAAGGGGGGCTGCTCATGGTCCGAAGGCGGGTGGTCGCGGGACAAGGCAGCGATTTCCCGAGCCAATTGGGTCATGTCGAAAGGTTTGCGGAGCAAGGGAAAGCTCTCTCCGTCCGCCTGATCAATCGTCTCGAAGTCGTGACCGGACATCAGGAAAATATGCAGCGTAGGATATCGTTGCCGCACTTGCCGTGCTAGATCCACGCCACTCATACCGCCGGGCATCATCACATCGGTCATCACGATTGCCACATCGTCGAGCTTTTCCAGAACCCGGAGGGCTTCCGGCCCATCGCTCGCAATGCTCACTTGCAAGTCCAGGGTTTCGAGCATCAATTTGGTGACCTTGCGAACCCGGGGATCGTCTTCCACAAGAAGCACCCGCACTCCCTTGGAATTGGTGGCGCTGGGTACCATGAAGTTTTCGGAGACCGCTGCCTCGGTATCCGCAACCGGCAGATGCAAGCTGACCGTGGTGCCTTCACCAACTTGGCTATCGATGTTCATGGCCCCACCCGACTGGACAGCGAAGCCCTGCACCATGCTCAACCCCAACCCTGATCCGGCGCCCGCTTCCTTGGTGGTGAAAAAGGGCTCCACGGCCCGAGGCACCAGGTCCGGATCCATGCCGCTACCGGTATCGGCCAAGGCGATCACAATGTACTGTCCTGCCGCGAGGGTTTCGCCGCCCACGATAGTTTGCTCCATCAGGGTCTGGTTGCGGGCCGAGAGGGTGATCTTGCCCCCTCTGTTCATCGCATCGCGGGCATTGAGCCCCAGATTGAGAAGGGCATTGGCCAAGGTATGGGGGTCGGCATAGCCTACCGGGATATTTTCGTCCACTTGGGCTTCTATGGTGATGTTTTCGCCCAGGGTCCGCTGAAGCAGTCGTCTGTTTTCCTGGATCATTGATGGAATATGGATTGCGCGGGGCGTCAGATCGGTTTTGCGGGCAAATGTCAGCAGTTGTTGGACCAGCTCGGCGCCCCGTTGTCCCGCATCAATGGCGTCATCAACGGATTCGGCCCATTCGCTTTGATCCGCCATATCCTCGCGGATCAGTTCCAAATTACCCTTGATGACCTGGATGATGTTGTTGAAATCGTGCGCGATGCCACCGGTCAGCTGACCCACGGCCTTGAGCTTTTGAGTTTGCGCCAATTCCCGTTCCAGGTGCTTGCGGTCGGTGATGTCTTCGGCGATCCCGGTGACCCGGACCAAGTAACCATTGTCATCCCGCACCGGGAAGGCCCGATCCCAGATCTCGCGGACGGACCCGTCCGGGCGGACAATGCGATATTCCATGTCATGAGTGCCGGTGATAGCCATTTGGTCGACGGTGGCTTGGACTCTTTCCCGGTCTTCGGGATGAACGGAGTCCAGGAAGGCCCGAGGCGTTCGCCGCAATTCATCCCGGGTCATGCCCCAAATTCGTTCAAAGGCCGGATTGACATAGAGGATTTCCGTGGTCTTGGGATCGGTCAGCCACAAGACCTCGTCCAGGTTGTCGGCCATGGCCTGGAACCGTTCCTCGCTGGCGCGCAACGCGGTTTCAATTTTCTTGCGTTGTGTGATGTCGGTGACCACCGCGAAGCTGCCGGTGAAGGTGCCCTCGGCATCGAACAGGGGCTTAGGCGCAACAATGGTCGTGGCGACGCCGCCATCCTTCTTCTGCCAATAGAGTTCGTAGCGGTGGTCGGATCCCTTTTTCCTCTGCGCAAATTCATAGGCAAGGATTTGGCGGCCTTCTTCTGTCAGCAGACTGGTTAGTTTCTTGCCCAGCATTTCGTCACGGTTTCGACCATTGATGGCGCACAAGGCATCATTGGCGAAGGTCAGCCGCATCTCCTTGTCAAGGATGCCCAATCCATCGGTCATGCTTTCCACCAAGCTGCGATAGCGTTCTTCGCTGTGCGACAGGTTCTTTTGGATACTAAGAAGGGCGCCAAAGGCCCGCTCGGCGCGAATTCTGGCATGCTGTGATTGCTCTTCAGCCCGTTTCCGGTTTTTTATCGCCCGTCGCAATGAGACGATCCAAACGGCTGCCGCGCCGCCGATCAGCAACAAGGCGGCGAGCCCGACCCCAATCATCAGCGTTTGTTGTCGGCGTTGTTGTTTGCCAACGGGATCGAAAATGAAGTCGGGGCCCGGCGGCTGTCCGGTCACCACGCCCGCAGCCTTTAGGGCGGCATGAATTCCGCGCCATCGGTCCAGATCGTTGTGCCCCAATTCCACGGCGGGGTAGTGGGTCAATGCCAGGACCTCGCCGATCTGGTGTCGGTTGTACCCCCTGACATCCTTGACCGGCAGGCTGCGCGTGAACTCCCGGCTGATTCGGTCGGCGATCTCTTCTCCATTGCTCAAGGCATATCGCCAGCCCTTGAGAGTCGCGTTCTTGAACGCCGCCACCATTTCCGGTCGCTCGTCGACCAGTTGGCGCGAGGTGAAAAGCGTATCGCCATAGAAATCGACCCCGAATCGAGCCGGCTTCAAGGCTCTGACTTTGAGCCCCTGCTCATCGGCAAGCCACTGGTAGTCGAGTGTATAGGCCCCATAGGCATCGACCCGGCCTTCCAAGACATCGCTGATGCCTTTGCGAATGATCGTCAGGTCCGGAAAATCCTTGTCGGGATCGAGACCGGCGGCATTGAGCATTGCCCCGATCTCGGCACTGCCCACGTCCTTGGCCCGGAATAGACCCAGGCGCATGTTCGAAAGTGCCTGAGGCGTGAAAGGCTCTCCCTTGTCCGGCGTGGCAACCAAATAGGCGCTCTCCTGGTAGATCGGCGCCAGCACGACGATGGGGCGTCCTTGATCATACTCGGTCAGCAGGTCGGTGACGGTCGTGGCGAAGTGGGCGCGTCCTTCGACGACCTCGCGGGAGGTATTGACCAGCCGACCGTTGCGAAAGCCGGAGCGGAACTCGACCTCCAGTCCCACATCGGCATAATACCCTTGCCATTGGGCGGCGTAATATCCGGCGAATTGGAATTGATGATCCCATTGCAGCTGCAGCACCACTTTTTCAGCCGCCCGCGGCTGAACGCCAAGGAGGGCGGCTAAGAGGCCCATGAAAATGCTCGTGGAAATTCGGAGCAGAGGGAGACGGCCTCGTACTATGTTCACGCGATAGGATTTGAGTCGACCATGGAAGAAGGACAAGAGATTCCCGGGAGCCATTGTTGACCTGCGCTTCCCCTACTATGTGGGGATCAAGGCTTCAGGGTCAAACTCCCTTTGAGGACAAAAAGTTAGACCAGACGGTCTAATCCGTAGCCGTGGTCGCGGCAGTAGTCACGCAGCCAGCGGACCGATCGTCCCTGGGCCCAACCAACGCAGGGATCGGCGGATACGATTTGCTGTGTGGTGGGATCCACCTCTAAATCGGCAATAAAGGATTGCGGCGCGATCATCTGATAGATCTGAAACATGGTGCCTCTCCTTGTCGGGGTGATTCCAGGTCGCAAGAATAAAGTTACGCTTTGGAGGGATTTTTTGTAATCCTGCGTATGGTTATAGCGACCTTTGGATAATTTTTGGTTAATTACCCCTTGGAGAACGTACTATTGGCAAGGCCCAAGTCCCCCTTTTGGTGGGGTTTTCGCCACAATCAGGCGCGTTCTTCGGCCCGTGCCTCGATCAATGCCCGGTTATAGGCCGCCATGACGTCGCAGACCCTTGCCAGACCCAGGAATCGCATGGACTCTCGATCAGCGACCACGGCGATGGTTTCCTCACCCCTGTCGTGCATTAATTTGAGCGCTCGTTCCAAATCGTCGGTGGGGCACAAAACAGGCGGCTTGCGGCGGGCCGTGTCCCCGGCATTGACCAATAAGTCCATGGAGGGATCAAAGGCTGCTTCGCTCATATCGGCCAGGGTCACGGTGCCGATCAGGCGGTCATTGTTTCCGATTACAAAAAGCTCCCCTACCGACGATTGCTGCAAGGCTTGGCGCAATCCGGGCAGAAGTAGGGCCTCGGGGACCACGTCGGCCTGCTCGGTCATCACCGTGGCCACGGTCTGGCCGCGCAACAAGGCAGAGGCAAATCCGCCATGCAGATCAAGGCCGCGTCGAGACAGTTGCCAGTGGAAGAAAGAGCGGCTGTGCAGTTGCTGAATCATGACCGAGGCCATAACCGCGCCGATCATCACCGCCATGGTCAGGGCATAGTCGCCCGTCAATTCGAAAACGATCAATGTGGTGGATATGGGAGCACCGAGGATGGCGGAAGCCATGGCGCCCATGCCCACCAAAACATAGGCTCCGCCCCCTGCCGACAGCTCCGGATAAAGGCCGGCCGCAACCGCGCCATAAGCCCCGCCCACCAGCGCACCGAGAACCAGCGACGGGCTGAAGACACCGCCCGCGAAGCCTCCGCCGAGGCAAAGCGCCGTGGCGACAAATTTCGCGGCTGCCAGAATGATCAACATCTGCAATGGAAATTGGCTGTTCAGAGCCTTGTCCGTCGTGCCGTAGCCAACGCCCAGAACTTCCGGGTAAAACAGTGCGATTCCGCCGATCACCGCGCCGATCAGCGCCGGGCGGATCCAGCGCGGTAGGGAGAGGCCATCCATACCCATTTCCACCCGCCGTACACTGAACAAAAAGGCCACCGCAATCAGACCACAGACCACGCCCAGACCGGCAAACGCCGGGAACTCCAAGGCCGAGCCGATGGGGTGTTCGCCAATCATAAAGGCCGGAAAATCGCCATACATGGCCCGCGAGACCATGGTTCCGGAAACACTGGAAATGACGATGGGGGCAAAGGCACTCAGTCCGTAATGGCCCACCACCACCTCGTTGGCAAATAAGGCGCCGGCCAGGGGGGCGTTGAACGAGGCTGCCACCGCCGAGGCAACGCCGCAGCCAAGCAAGGTACGTGAAAGACTGCGGGTCAGGTGTAATTTGGCGGCAATCCAGGCTCCCACGGTGGCGCCCAAATGCACCGCCGGACCTTCGCGCCCCACCGATCCACCGACTCCCACCGACAAAGCGCTGGCCACCGCTGCGCCCAGCCCGGCTTTAAGGTTCATCTTGCTGCCATGCATGGCGCAGGATTCGATCACGTCGGCCACTCCCTGCGGCCGCCCGTTGGGCATTATGAACTTGAGGGTAATTCCGACGATCAAGCCGCCTGCGGTGGGTACCAAGATCACCTGCCACCAAGGCAGGCCGCGGACCAAATCGCCCAAATACTCCGTATCCGATCCGTAGCTCAGCGCTTGGATGAGATCCATGCCCTCGCGCAGCAGGATGACCGCACCGCCGGTGCAGACACCAACCACCACCGCCAACAGTGCCAACAAAAGCTGGTCATTGTGCAGCAGCCGCCGCACCCACATGAGCCATTGGCTGGGTCTGAAAGCTAACCTGGACATAAGACATTATTGCCCAACGGAACGCGGGCGCAAAGGGTGCTACTTGGCAACCTGTAATTCATCGGGCGAAAGTTCGTCCTCGCCGATCACCATATCCCGGCCTCGACCCTTGGCGGCATAGAGGCAGGCATCGGCCCGCTCGACCAATTGGCCCAGAGGTTCACCGTACTGAAACAGGCTAACACCGATGGAAACCGATAGACGGCCCATCTTTTTGCCGGTTTTGCGGTTGACCAGGGATTTGTTGCGGATCTTGTCGCAGACGGCTTCGCCGACTTTTTTGGCGCCGATCAACGAGGTCGCGGGCAGGATGATGCCGAATTCCTCGCCGCCATAGCGGGCAGCGGTGTCTTGTCCTTTGATGCTGCTGGTCAGGACTTGGGCCAAAACCTTGAGCACCTGATCGCCGATTTGATGGCCATAGGTGTCATTGAAGCGCTTGAAGTGGTCGATATCGATCATCAACAGAGTCAATTCACCGCCTTCTTCCATGGCTTCGGTGGCGGCGGTGCGCAGGGCGGCATCAAAGACTTTGCGGTTGGGAATGCCGGTCAACCCGTCGGTCAGGGCTTCGTGGCGCATCTTGTCCAGGTCGGTACGCAGTTGGTCCACCTGCTGACCCGAAGCGGCCAATTGTTTTTCCAACGCCTCGTTTTGGGCCTCCATCTCGCGGGTGGCCTCCAAGATGCTTGTAATAGCTGATCCCAGATCGTCGGGACCGCCTGCCTGACTGATTTGTTCGGAATGGCTTTGCAGGGTCTCGCCGTAATCCTTGGCGCTGCCCCCCATCTCGGCCATGTAGGTCAGGACTTTGCTGATCTGGGCTTCCAACTCGTCGCTGGCCGACCGTACGCTGGCCCGTTCCTCGTCGGTGGTAAAAAATTTGCGGTGGATGTCCGCATTGCGGTCGGGGGTGAAATCCTGATTGTTGTCGAGCAAGATATCCAGAGTCCGCCGCAGGTCCGGCATATCGCCCACATGGTAGTGGTACCAGACCGAAAAATTGTTCGGGCTCGGCTCGACCTTCAGCTTGGCCATATGCTCAACCGCCGCCCATGCGGTCTCGGCAACTTGATTGAAGTCGTCGGATGGACTCACGACCCGTATTCCCCACCTGTTAGGGCTCCAAGAATACCGAGTTGTTTCCGGAATCCAAGCATGAATCCGACACAAGGGCAGAAGATCACGGTCCTTTGTCCTCCAAAGGGGAAGGATATCTATTTTTGCGGGAGCATGAAATTAATTTAACCTTTAAGGGTGGGGATTGGGGACATTTGCCGTTGTCCCAAGGGGCCGCAGGGCGTTAGAATCAATTCCCTCGCGGGAGATCCTAGAGGTCTTTGTGTACTCGATTGAATTCACCGACAAAACTAAGGGAAGCCGTCATGATCAAAGCGGACATCAGGAAATCCGAAGCCGAACGCCTGCTCCTTTCCGGCGACGTCGACGGCGCCAGGGACGCATTTACCGAGGCAGTGAGTCTTTATCATGAAGCGGGGGACAATAGCGGCAAGGCCGATGCGTTGGTTTCCCTTGGTAACTTGGAGCGCGATGCCGGGGTGGTATCGGCGGCGCGGCGAGCCTACGAACAGGCTTTGGCGATCTATCACGATTCAGGCAGTGATCACGGGGAGGCTCAGGCGTTGTTGGAAATGGCCGACCTGGCGCGAACGGCAGAGGTATTCGACGACGCGGCAACATTCTATGAAAAGTCCCGCGCGCTCATGGTGCAGGCCGGCGATACCCGGGGCGAAGCCAAGACTTATAAGGGACTCGGCCATCTGGGGCGGCGCCAGGGGCAAGAAGACCAAGCTCTCGCCTCCTATCAAAAGGCCTGTCGTCTTTATGAGGCTGCTGGCGATGATTTGGGGAAGGCCGTCGTGTTGAAACATGTGGGCCATATCGAGCGCCGCATGGGCCGTCCGGATCTGGCCCACGAAGCCTATGACGAAGCCCTGGAAATCTTCCGCGATAGCGGCGATCATATGGGCGAAGCCGCGGTCCTCACGGGCATCGGCGAATTACAGCGCAAGCTGGGCAACGTGGACGGCGCCCGGGAAACGCTTGGTCAGGCTCTCTCTATCTGTACCGATTTGGGTGATCTACGCGGCGAGGCTCATGCCCTGCTGGCGCTGGCACGGCTTGAGGTGGAACACGACCTCAAACGGGCTCGGGATCATTTCCATCATGCCGCCAGCCTGTTCGACCGGACCGGCGTGCCGCAGGTGCGCGATCACGTTCTGAAAGAATTGGAGGCCTTGCCCGCCGCCACCTGATTGGCGGACAGCGGGCGCGGAGATGCCATGCTGACCATCGAGGCCCTCCGCCGTCCCGGCCTGCACCCGTTCGATCTGAAACTGGACGCCGGGCAATGCCTGGGCGTCAATGGCGCATCGGGATCGGGCAAGACCTTGATGCTGCGCGCCATCGCCGATCTGGATCCCAACCAAGGCAGCGTGACACTGGACGGTCGTGACCGAACCACGTTCGACGGTCCGGCATGGCGCCGCTTGGTCGCTTATCTCCCCGCCGAGTCTGGCTGGTGGGCGGCTCGGGTTGGAGATCATTTCCCTGATGGCGACAACGGTCTGACCGTTGAGCTGGGTCTCCCCGCGGGGATCATGAACCGC
The sequence above is drawn from the Magnetospira sp. QH-2 genome and encodes:
- a CDS encoding Lrp/AsnC family transcriptional regulator, which translates into the protein MRKNGVILRQVALVDPKAVGLGETFFVAVRTSKHDDDWLTAFTEAVIAIPEILEVHRLTGDIDYLLKVQVGATAKFDRIYKNLISRISLYNVTSSLSMETIKSTTALKV
- a CDS encoding response regulator transcription factor — protein: MTTLLLIDDDEKVLSFLCKTLTKEGYDLVTATDGAEALKTIRNRQVRLVITDIFMPGMDGMELIRTLKQDHAEVPIIAISGGGAGGHKDYYLSAADAFGADRVLAKPFTPTELRDAVRALLV
- a CDS encoding PAS domain S-box protein, whose product is MGLLAALLGVQPRAAEKVVLQLQWDHQFQFAGYYAAQWQGYYADVGLEVEFRSGFRNGRLVNTSREVVEGRAHFATTVTDLLTEYDQGRPIVVLAPIYQESAYLVATPDKGEPFTPQALSNMRLGLFRAKDVGSAEIGAMLNAAGLDPDKDFPDLTIIRKGISDVLEGRVDAYGAYTLDYQWLADEQGLKVRALKPARFGVDFYGDTLFTSRQLVDERPEMVAAFKNATLKGWRYALSNGEEIADRISREFTRSLPVKDVRGYNRHQIGEVLALTHYPAVELGHNDLDRWRGIHAALKAAGVVTGQPPGPDFIFDPVGKQQRRQQTLMIGVGLAALLLIGGAAAVWIVSLRRAIKNRKRAEEQSQHARIRAERAFGALLSIQKNLSHSEERYRSLVESMTDGLGILDKEMRLTFANDALCAINGRNRDEMLGKKLTSLLTEEGRQILAYEFAQRKKGSDHRYELYWQKKDGGVATTIVAPKPLFDAEGTFTGSFAVVTDITQRKKIETALRASEERFQAMADNLDEVLWLTDPKTTEILYVNPAFERIWGMTRDELRRTPRAFLDSVHPEDRERVQATVDQMAITGTHDMEYRIVRPDGSVREIWDRAFPVRDDNGYLVRVTGIAEDITDRKHLERELAQTQKLKAVGQLTGGIAHDFNNIIQVIKGNLELIREDMADQSEWAESVDDAIDAGQRGAELVQQLLTFARKTDLTPRAIHIPSMIQENRRLLQRTLGENITIEAQVDENIPVGYADPHTLANALLNLGLNARDAMNRGGKITLSARNQTLMEQTIVGGETLAAGQYIVIALADTGSGMDPDLVPRAVEPFFTTKEAGAGSGLGLSMVQGFAVQSGGAMNIDSQVGEGTTVSLHLPVADTEAAVSENFMVPSATNSKGVRVLLVEDDPRVRKVTKLMLETLDLQVSIASDGPEALRVLEKLDDVAIVMTDVMMPGGMSGVDLARQVRQRYPTLHIFLMSGHDFETIDQADGESFPLLRKPFDMTQLAREIAALSRDHPPSDHEQPPL
- a CDS encoding chloride channel protein encodes the protein MSRLAFRPSQWLMWVRRLLHNDQLLLALLAVVVGVCTGGAVILLREGMDLIQALSYGSDTEYLGDLVRGLPWWQVILVPTAGGLIVGITLKFIMPNGRPQGVADVIESCAMHGSKMNLKAGLGAAVASALSVGVGGSVGREGPAVHLGATVGAWIAAKLHLTRSLSRTLLGCGVASAVAASFNAPLAGALFANEVVVGHYGLSAFAPIVISSVSGTMVSRAMYGDFPAFMIGEHPIGSALEFPAFAGLGVVCGLIAVAFLFSVRRVEMGMDGLSLPRWIRPALIGAVIGGIALFYPEVLGVGYGTTDKALNSQFPLQMLIILAAAKFVATALCLGGGFAGGVFSPSLVLGALVGGAYGAVAAGLYPELSAGGGAYVLVGMGAMASAILGAPISTTLIVFELTGDYALTMAVMIGAVMASVMIQQLHSRSFFHWQLSRRGLDLHGGFASALLRGQTVATVMTEQADVVPEALLLPGLRQALQQSSVGELFVIGNNDRLIGTVTLADMSEAAFDPSMDLLVNAGDTARRKPPVLCPTDDLERALKLMHDRGEETIAVVADRESMRFLGLARVCDVMAAYNRALIEARAEERA
- a CDS encoding diguanylate cyclase, producing the protein MSPSDDFNQVAETAWAAVEHMAKLKVEPSPNNFSVWYHYHVGDMPDLRRTLDILLDNNQDFTPDRNADIHRKFFTTDEERASVRSASDELEAQISKVLTYMAEMGGSAKDYGETLQSHSEQISQAGGPDDLGSAITSILEATREMEAQNEALEKQLAASGQQVDQLRTDLDKMRHEALTDGLTGIPNRKVFDAALRTAATEAMEEGGELTLLMIDIDHFKRFNDTYGHQIGDQVLKVLAQVLTSSIKGQDTAARYGGEEFGIILPATSLIGAKKVGEAVCDKIRNKSLVNRKTGKKMGRLSVSIGVSLFQYGEPLGQLVERADACLYAAKGRGRDMVIGEDELSPDELQVAK
- a CDS encoding lipopolysaccharide assembly protein LapB, which produces MIKADIRKSEAERLLLSGDVDGARDAFTEAVSLYHEAGDNSGKADALVSLGNLERDAGVVSAARRAYEQALAIYHDSGSDHGEAQALLEMADLARTAEVFDDAATFYEKSRALMVQAGDTRGEAKTYKGLGHLGRRQGQEDQALASYQKACRLYEAAGDDLGKAVVLKHVGHIERRMGRPDLAHEAYDEALEIFRDSGDHMGEAAVLTGIGELQRKLGNVDGARETLGQALSICTDLGDLRGEAHALLALARLEVEHDLKRARDHFHHAASLFDRTGVPQVRDHVLKELEALPAAT
- a CDS encoding ATP-binding cassette domain-containing protein — protein: MLTIEALRRPGLHPFDLKLDAGQCLGVNGASGSGKTLMLRAIADLDPNQGSVTLDGRDRTTFDGPAWRRLVAYLPAESGWWAARVGDHFPDGDNGLTVELGLPAGIMNRTVLDLSTGERQRLALVRTVMRDPAVLLLDEPTSGLDPHGVERVEAVLGRLLTDGKAMLLVTHDAAQVGRLAHERRTMTNGLLSEAMS